The following proteins are co-located in the Patescibacteria group bacterium genome:
- the amrS gene encoding AmmeMemoRadiSam system radical SAM enzyme: MHRNKIVLSKAKLYEKLDRGQVKCTACAHYCRIVEGRTGVCGVRMNYQGDLYLMVYGKASAVHVDPIEKKPLFHFLPGTEIFSLGTVGCNFACDFCQNWDLSQSAKEVQKKIKDKDERMLRLGKLVDYGQDLPPHKIVEYCLKHKIPSIAYTYNEPVIFFEYLYDTSKLAHAEGIKNVFVSNGYESEEAMEKIRPYLDAMNIDLKSFNDDFYRKTCKAHLDPVLRTIKRAHDMGIWLEITTLIIPGENDSDEELNSIAKFIADVSDSIPWHVTAFSPNYKMEQTPPTPPESLLRAYRAGKSAGLKYVYTGNVADGEHQSTYCPKCNHVNITRDWHSVINNEIIQGKCSKCGYVIEGVWQ; this comes from the coding sequence ATGCACAGAAATAAAATAGTTTTAAGTAAAGCGAAACTATACGAAAAACTGGATCGAGGACAGGTAAAATGCACCGCTTGTGCCCATTATTGCCGGATTGTCGAAGGCAGGACGGGTGTCTGCGGTGTGCGAATGAATTACCAGGGCGATCTATATCTGATGGTATATGGCAAGGCGTCTGCTGTGCATGTTGACCCGATTGAAAAAAAACCGCTGTTTCATTTTTTGCCGGGAACAGAAATATTTTCCTTGGGAACTGTCGGATGCAACTTTGCCTGTGATTTTTGCCAGAACTGGGATCTTTCACAATCGGCAAAAGAAGTACAGAAAAAAATTAAGGATAAGGATGAGAGAATGTTACGGTTGGGAAAACTGGTGGACTATGGTCAGGATTTACCACCACATAAAATTGTAGAGTACTGTTTGAAGCATAAAATACCTTCAATTGCTTATACTTACAACGAACCGGTGATTTTCTTTGAATACTTGTATGACACATCTAAACTTGCCCATGCAGAGGGGATTAAGAATGTTTTTGTTTCTAACGGTTATGAATCAGAAGAAGCGATGGAAAAAATACGACCCTATCTGGACGCAATGAATATTGATTTAAAATCTTTTAATGATGATTTCTACCGGAAAACATGCAAAGCCCATTTGGATCCGGTATTGAGAACCATCAAGCGCGCGCATGATATGGGGATTTGGCTGGAAATAACTACGTTAATCATACCCGGAGAAAACGATTCAGACGAGGAATTAAATTCAATAGCAAAATTTATTGCTGATGTCAGCGATTCCATTCCTTGGCATGTGACAGCTTTTTCACCAAACTATAAAATGGAACAAACACCTCCTACTCCTCCTGAATCCCTGTTGCGTGCGTATCGGGCCGGCAAAAGCGCCGGGTTAAAATATGTTTACACAGGTAATGTAGCGGATGGTGAGCATCAAAGCACATACTGTCCGAAATGTAATCACGTAAATATAACCAGAGACTGGCATTCTGTAATAAACAATGAAATCATTCAAGGCAAGTGTTCTAAATGTGGTTATGTTATCGAAGGGGTTTGGCAATAA
- a CDS encoding serine hydrolase, producing MHDNNKKEYREITANKVFIALFIFLLIGGVIGFGIGYFFFNSAERSSEIRQGGYQFISPLLECESNDSLSSREIISLEKTVSNITTAKLNENTIDDVSVYYRDLNNGPWYGVNQDALFAPASLLKVPMMIALYKRAETDPSFLSLELVPEGSENGETVDVLIEKMIVKSENYAFDLLSNVVDFDEIRLMHDVLDIPFTEEDSDDDYITVRKYSSLFRVLYNASYLNREFSEKALALLARAEYDSGIAKNLPGDLVIANKFGIRSDQNSQRQQLHDCGVVYYPDHPYLLCIMTKGNNVNQLEEAIQDISKSVYDEINTRYRKY from the coding sequence ATGCATGATAATAATAAGAAAGAATACAGAGAAATTACGGCAAATAAAGTTTTTATTGCCCTCTTTATTTTTTTATTAATAGGCGGAGTAATCGGCTTTGGAATCGGATATTTCTTTTTCAATAGTGCTGAGCGCTCAAGCGAAATCAGGCAGGGTGGATATCAATTCATCAGCCCGCTTTTAGAATGTGAATCTAACGACAGTCTTTCCAGTAGGGAAATTATTTCTTTGGAAAAAACTGTTTCTAATATAACGACAGCGAAGCTCAATGAAAATACAATTGATGATGTTTCAGTTTATTATCGTGATTTAAATAACGGCCCTTGGTACGGAGTTAATCAGGATGCTCTTTTTGCCCCTGCCAGCCTGCTGAAGGTACCGATGATGATCGCACTTTATAAAAGGGCGGAAACCGACCCCTCATTTCTTTCACTGGAATTAGTGCCGGAGGGATCAGAGAACGGCGAGACAGTCGATGTTTTGATTGAAAAGATGATTGTTAAATCGGAAAATTACGCCTTTGATTTGTTATCAAATGTTGTTGATTTCGATGAAATACGATTAATGCATGATGTTTTGGATATTCCTTTTACCGAGGAGGATTCTGATGATGATTATATTACCGTAAGGAAATATTCTTCTTTATTCAGAGTTTTATATAATGCCTCGTATCTGAACAGGGAATTCTCAGAAAAGGCACTAGCACTACTTGCGAGGGCGGAATATGATTCCGGCATTGCCAAAAATCTTCCCGGTGATCTGGTAATAGCCAATAAATTTGGTATCAGGTCGGATCAGAATAGCCAAAGACAGCAGTTACATGACTGTGGAGTGGTATATTATCCTGATCATCCGTATTTATTGTGTATCATGACGAAAGGCAATAATGTAAATCAGCTGGAAGAAGCAATTCAAGATATTTCAAAATCAGTTTATGATGAAATAAATACCCGTTATCGTAAATATTAA